The following coding sequences are from one Triticum dicoccoides isolate Atlit2015 ecotype Zavitan chromosome 4A, WEW_v2.0, whole genome shotgun sequence window:
- the LOC119284905 gene encoding neurofilament heavy polypeptide-like: MATGAAAKTPTKPSAPAAPKTPAKPAPSTTAAAAAKTPAKPPPTAATAKTPARSVSRARFAHASENSDPNILASPPRTTSKTPAKPAAAPAVSASVRRKRGTPAPPPPVPQRRFLVAKKGAHRRRQAGASGGGGEFDFDKCREAAREALRASHEEFFLKERAVSAASEEQESQKEGAADEEASSAAVIEDGEEGSVADLEGSGKVRAIRSRVMAKAMNSVPDTGAGRVKHLVHAFESLLSISGATADAERAGEEAWVLPGLQPWNEGSEGSPVAVFSSSDFMNMGPTRLCSSLDGKSNRSSWDSQTGGRRSRRNSSESLRSSWNKKLKVTSQHPFKLRTEQRGKAKEQQFIQKVQEMLIEDEKKRIHIAQGLPWTTDEPECLIKPPVKERTEPVDLVLHSDVRAVERAEFDQYVSERIKFGEELRLERERQQKLQEEEMIRQLRKELVPKAQPMPYFDRPFIPKKSSKTITIPKEPNFHLRPERLSCDAWSLES, translated from the exons ATGGCGACCGGGGCGGCGGCGAAGACTCCGACCAAGCCATCGGCCCCCGCGGCGCCCAAGACCCCGGCCAAGCCCGCCCCCTCCaccaccgcggcggcggcggcgaagactcCGGCCAAGCCCCCGcccacggcggcgacggcgaagaccCCGGCCAGGTCCGTCTCCCGCGCGCGGTTCGCGCACGCCTCCGAGAACTCCGACCCCAACATCCTCGCCTCCCCTCCCCGGACCACGTCCAAGACCCCCGCCaagcccgccgccgcccccgccgtctccGCCTCCGTCAGGAGGAAGCGCGGCacgcccgccccgccgccgccggtcccGCAGCGCCGGTTCCTCGTGGCGAAGAAGGGCGCGCATCGGCGGAGGCAAGCCGGCGCGAGCGGGGGAGGCGGCGAGTTCGACTTCGACAAGTGCCGCGAGGCCGCACGCGAGGCGCTGCGCGCGTCGCACGAGGAGTTCTTCCTCAAGGAGCGCGCGGTGTCCGCGGCCAGCGAGGAGCAGGAGTCCCAGAAGGAGGGAGCGGCCGACGAGGAAGCAAGCAGTGCCGCCGTTATCGAGGATGGGGAGGAGGGGTCTGTGGCGGATTTGGAGGGGAGCGGCAAAGTCAGAGCGATTCGGAGCAGAGTCATGGCCAAGGCGATGAACAGCGTGCCAGATACTGGGGCCGGCCGTGTCAAGCACCTGGTGCATGCTTTCGAGAGCCTGCTCTCCATCTCCGGCGCCACCGCTGATGCCGAACGGGCCGGCGAGGAGGCCTGGGTGCTGCCTGGATTGCAGCCGTGGAACGAGGGGAGCGAGGGCTCGCCGGTGGCAGTGTTCTCCTCGTCCGATTTCATGAACATGGGGCCGACCAGGCTTTGCAGTTCACTTGATGGCAAGAGCAACAG ATCTAGCTGGGACAGCCAGACCGGAGGACGCAGGAGCCGGCGTAAC TCATCTGAATCACTAAGGAGCAGCTGGAATAAAAAGCTCAAGGTCACTAGCCAGCATCCCTTCAAGCTGAGAACAGAG CAAAGGGGAAAAGCcaaagaacaacagtttattcagaAAGTCCAGGAAATGTTAATTGAGGATGAGAAGAAGCGCATACATATTGCTCAAGGACTTCCGTGGACAACAGATGAGCCTGAG TGCTTGATCAAGCCACCAGTCAAGGAAAGGACTGAGCCAGTCGACCTTGTTCTCCATAGTGATGTGCGCGCAGTTGAACGTGCTGAATTTGATCAATAT GTATCAGAGAGGATCAAGTTTGGTGAGGAATTAAGATTGGAGCGGGAGCGTCAACAGAAGTTACAGGAGGAAGAAATGATAAGGCAGTTGAGGAAAGAGCTTGTTCCTAAAGCACAGCCAATGCCGTATTTTGATCGGCCATTCATCCCCAAAAA GTCATCAAAGACAATAACAATTCCGAAGGAGCCAAACTTTCATCTCCGGCCTGAAAGGTTATCATG CGATGCATGGTCACTGGAAAGCTGA
- the LOC119284906 gene encoding probable mitochondrial-processing peptidase subunit beta, mitochondrial, giving the protein MAFRRLLSAAVRRRSAAAAAAVGNAREASTAVAAGPGAIAPDAPAVRAPVMAYDRIADAVNARVRRLEHPDPRFLRYASPVPVHVDHTAILEAPETRVTTLDNGLRVATESSLSSRTATVGVWIDAGSRYETEEAAGVAHFVEHMLFKGTGTRSAGQLEQEIEDMGGHLNAYTSREQTTYYAKVLDKDVPRAMSVLADILQDSKLEDNRIERERGVILREMEEVQGQSEEVIFDHLHATAFQYTSLGRPILGSADNVKSITKKNLIDYIQKHYTASRMVITAAGAVKHDDIVQQAKELFKSLPTDPTTTNMLVAEQPAIFTGSEVRIIDDDMPLAQFAVAFNGASWTDPDSIALMVMQTMLGSWNKSAGGGKHMGSELVQRVAINEIAESIMAFNTNYKDTGLFGVYAVAKADCLDDLAFAIMQEMSKLSYRVTEEDVIRARNQLKSSIQLHLDGSTAVVEDIGRQQLIYGRRIPIPELFARIDAVDPSTIRRVANRFIFDQDIAIAAMGPIKSLPDYNWFRRRTYMLRY; this is encoded by the exons ATGGCGTTCCGCCGACTCCTCTCGGCCGCAGTGCGCCGCCGCTCcgccgcggcggccgcggcggtCGGGAACGCGCGCGAGGCCTCCACGGCCGTCGCCGCGGGCCCCGGCGCCATCGCCCCCGACGCGCCCGCCGTCCGCGCCCCGGTGATGGCGTACGACCGGATCGCCGACGCCGTCAACGCACGCGTCCGCCGCCTCGAGCACCCGGACCCCCGCTTCCTCCGCTACGCCAGCCCCGTGCCCGTGCACGTCGACCACACCGCCATCCTCGAGGCGCCGGAGACCAGGGTCACCACGCTCGACAACGGCCTGCGCGTCGCCACCGAGTCCTCGCTCTCCTCGCGCACGGCCACCGTCGGCGTCTGGATCGACGCCGGGAGCAGGTACGAgacggaggaggcggccggggtcgCCCATTTCGTGGAGCACATGCTGTTCAAGGGCACGGGGACGCGCAGCGCCGGGCAGctcgagcaggagatcgaggacatGGGCGGCCACCTCAACGCCTACACCTCGCGGGAGCAGACCACCTACTACGCCAAGGTGCTCGACAAGGACGTGCCACGTGCGATGAGTGTTCTCGCCGACATTTTGCAGGACTCTAAGCTTGAAGACAACCGCATTGAACGCGAGCGCGGTGTGATTCTCCGAGAGATGGAGGAG GTTCAGGGACAGTCGGAGGAAGTTATATTCGATCATCTCCATGCAACTGCATTCCAGTATACTTCTCTTGGCAGGCCAATCTTGGGTTCTGCTGATAACGTCAAGTCTATCACCAAAAAGAATCTCATAGACTACATTCAAAAGCATTACACGGCTTCTAGAATG GTCATTACTGCTGCTGGTGCTGTTAAGCATGATGATATTGTACAGCAGGCAAAAGAGCTGTTCAAATCGCTGCCAACTGACCCTACAACAACTAACATGTTGGTTGCTGAACAGCCAGCCATTTTTACTGGTTCTGAG GTACGAATCATTGATGATGACATGCCCCTGGCCCAATTTGCTGTTGCCTTCAATGGAGCATCCTGGACAGATCCTGATTCTATTGCATTAATGGTTATGCAAACTATGCTTGGTTCGTGGAACAAGAGTGCTGGAGGAGGGAAGCACATGGG TTCGGAGCTTGTACAGAGAGTAGCAATCAATGAAATAGCTGAGAGTATAATGGCATTCAATACAAACTACAAGGACACTGGCCTGTTTGGTGTCTATGCTGTCGCTAAG GCTGATTGCTTGGATGATTTGGCTTTTGCAATTATGCAAGAGATGAGCAAATTATCATACAGGGTTACCGAAGAGGATGTTATTCGTGCACGCAATCAG CTGAAATCCTCCATCCAACTCCACCTTGATGGCTCCACTGCTGTTGTTGAGGATATTGGACGTCAG CAACTCATCTATGGCCGTAGAATTCCTATTCCTGAGCTTTTTGCGAGAATAGATGCAGTTGATCCGAGCACTATCAGGCGTGTTGCAAACCGCTTCATCTTTGACCAG